GTCCAGCTTTCGGCCCTCGGCGCGGCGGCGGATTCGCCGGCCCGCTACGGCCCCAGCAAATGGGCCGGCGAGGAAGCGGTGCGCCAGGCCTTCCCCGCCGCCGCCATCGTCCGCCCCAGCGTGGTCTTCGGACCCGACGACGAATTCTTCAACCGCCTGGCGCTGCTGGCCAGCCTGTCGCCCGTGCTGCCGCTGTTTGGCCCCAACCCCTTCGACGCCGGCAACACGCTTTTCCAGCCACTCTACGTCGGCGACGTGGCCGAGGCGGTGGTGCGCATCGTCGCTGGGCGCCAGAGCGGCGTCTTCGAGCTCGGCGGCCCCGAAATCCTGAGCTATCGCCAGATCATGGAACTGGTGCTGGCCCACACCGGGCGCCGCGCGCTGCTGGTGCCGCTGCCTTTTGCCCTGGCCCGCATGACGGCCTTCTTTTTCGAGCTCATGCCCAAGCCGCTGGTCACCCGCGACCAGCTCAGGCTCATGGAAGTGGACAACGTGGTGGGCCAAGGCCTGCCGGGCCTGGCCGAGCTCGGCCTCAGGCCGACGCCGATCGGCAGCAAGCTGCCCGATTACCTGGCGCGTTTCGCCCGCGGCGGCCTGGCACCCACGGTGGCCTGAAGTTTAAGCATAAACCCAGTAAAGAATGCCGCCGCCCAGCGCCAGGCGGTAGAGCACGAAAATGCCGAAACCGGCGCGCCTCAGCCAGGCCATCATGGCGGCCAGAGCGGCGAGGGCGACGAGAAACGAGAGCCCGGCCGCCAGCGCCGCCTCGAGGCCGAGCACGAAATCGCCGCTAAGGTAGATGCGGGTACCGTCGACCAGGCCGGCGGCGAGGATCACGGGTATCGACATCAGCATCGAAAAGCGCGCCCCATCGATGCGTTCGAAGCCCAGGAAACGGGCCATGGTCATGGTGATGCCGCTGCGGCTGGTGCCGGGCACCAGGGCCAGCACCTGAGCCAGGCCGATGGCCAGGGCCAAGTCCACCTTCATGTGCTCGAGCCGGCGAATGGTCATGCCGGTGCGGTCGGCAAGGAACAGCAAGATGCCGAAACCGATGGTGGTCCAGCCCACCACCTCGGCCGAGCGCAGCGCGGCATTGACGTCGTAGCGCACGAAAAGGGCGCCCACGATCAACACCGGGAGCGTGGCGACGATCAGGTAAAGCGCCAGTTGCGACCCCGGCCCGCCGCGACCCAACACAAGCTGGAAGAAGCCGAGAAAGACCATCCAGGTCTCGCGCCAGAAGTAGATCAACACGGCCAGCAGGCTGCCCACGTGGACGGCGACGTCGATGACCAGGCCCTGGTCGGGCCAGCCGGTCAACGCCGGCACCAGCACCAGATGCCCCGACGAGCTTACCGGCAGGAATTCCGTCAGGCCCTGGACCAGCGCCAGGATGGATATGTGAATCAGGCTCAAGAGCGGATCCCCATCGCTATGCCCCCCCGGTTATAGCAAAGCCCGGGCCTTCTGACTCCCCCTTTCACGGCTTTTGTCGCTCACGGCGGCGGAGCTTCGCTCCGCTGCCTCCGCGGGGGCGCCGCGGTAGCGGCGGGTCGCGGTCGCTCCCGTTGCAATAAAAGACCAAGCAGCAAAAACCACGCTTTTTGTCGGCCCTAAGCCGCCCCCCGATAGGGGGGCGGAGGCCAAGGGCGCGGATGCGCCCGCCCGGTGAGGGTTCAACAAAAAGCCGCGCCTGCGCGGCCGGCCGCGCCGATGATTCCCACAAAACGTGAATCGTTGCGGGATTCGCTCTAGAGTCCGGCCATGCGCATCCTCTATCAGCACTGGCTGTCGCCCGATTGCCGTACCGTGCGGGTGGTTTGCGAGGAAAAGGGTCTGGACTACGAGACCCGGGTGGAAAAGACCTGGGAGCGCCGGCCCGAGTTTCTCGCCCTCAACCCGGCCGGCGAGGTGCCGGTACTGGTCGAGCCCGACGGCGCCGTCGTGGTGGGCGCCGTGGCGATCTGCGAATACCTCGAGGAAGCGGCCTTCGATAGTGCTTTGCCGCTGCTGGGCACGGTGCCGGCCGGCCGGGCCGAGGTGCGCCGGCTGGTCGACTGGTTCGGGCAAAAATTCGCCCGCGAGGTGACCACCTACCTGCTCAGCGAAAAGATCGACAAGCGCTTCATGGGCCGGGGCGAGCCCAGTTCCGAGGCCATCCGCGCGGGCAAGCAGAACATGGGCGCGCACCTCGATTACATCGGCTTTCTCACCGAGCGGCGACGCTGGCTGGCCGGCGAGCACTACAGCCTGGCCGACATCGCCGCGGCCACCCAGCTCTGCTGCCTCGACTACCTCGACGACGTGCCCTGGGATAAATACGAGGGCGCCCGCGACTGGTACGCCCGCATCAAGTCGCGGCCCAGCTTCCAGCCGCTGTTGGCCGACAGCATCCCCGGCCTGCCGCCGCCCAAGCACTACGCCGATCTCGACTTCTGACCATGGCCGGGGGCGATAGCTGCCGCATCCGGGCAAAGGCCCTGGAGCTCGGCTTCGACGCCGCAGGCTTTGCCGCACCGGAGGGCGACGCCGGGGAGGCTTTGCGCGAGTTCCTGGCCCGCGGTTGCCATGGCGACATGGCCTGGCTGGAGCGCCGGATCGACCAGCGGGCGCGGCCGACGGCGCTCTGGCCCGAGGCCCGTAGCGCCATCGTGCTGGGCTCGAATTACGGCCCCCAGGGCGACCCGCTGGCGCCGTTGGCCGAGCCCCAGCGGGCTTTGGTCTCGGTCTACGCCCGCGGCCGCGACTACCACGAGGTGGTGAAAAAGCGCCTCAAGGCATTGGGCCGCTGGCTGGCGGCCGAGTTCGACTGCCAGCTCAAGGTCTTCGTCGATACCGCGCCCTTGATGGAAAAGCCGCTGGCCCAGGCCGCCGCCTTGGGCTGGCAGGGCAAGCACACCAACCTGGTCTCGCGGGAGCTCGGCTCCTGGCTCTT
The genomic region above belongs to Alphaproteobacteria bacterium and contains:
- a CDS encoding glutathione S-transferase family protein, giving the protein MRILYQHWLSPDCRTVRVVCEEKGLDYETRVEKTWERRPEFLALNPAGEVPVLVEPDGAVVVGAVAICEYLEEAAFDSALPLLGTVPAGRAEVRRLVDWFGQKFAREVTTYLLSEKIDKRFMGRGEPSSEAIRAGKQNMGAHLDYIGFLTERRRWLAGEHYSLADIAAATQLCCLDYLDDVPWDKYEGARDWYARIKSRPSFQPLLADSIPGLPPPKHYADLDF
- a CDS encoding undecaprenyl-diphosphate phosphatase → MSLIHISILALVQGLTEFLPVSSSGHLVLVPALTGWPDQGLVIDVAVHVGSLLAVLIYFWRETWMVFLGFFQLVLGRGGPGSQLALYLIVATLPVLIVGALFVRYDVNAALRSAEVVGWTTIGFGILLFLADRTGMTIRRLEHMKVDLALAIGLAQVLALVPGTSRSGITMTMARFLGFERIDGARFSMLMSIPVILAAGLVDGTRIYLSGDFVLGLEAALAAGLSFLVALAALAAMMAWLRRAGFGIFVLYRLALGGGILYWVYA
- a CDS encoding complex I NDUFA9 subunit family protein — translated: MNDGLATVFGGSGFIGRHIVRRLAAEGWRLRVAVRDPEAGSFLKPMGEPGQVAVVQANLRDDASCTAALAGADLAINCVGLLFERGAQSFEAVHAEGAGRVARAAAAAGARQFVQLSALGAAADSPARYGPSKWAGEEAVRQAFPAAAIVRPSVVFGPDDEFFNRLALLASLSPVLPLFGPNPFDAGNTLFQPLYVGDVAEAVVRIVAGRQSGVFELGGPEILSYRQIMELVLAHTGRRALLVPLPFALARMTAFFFELMPKPLVTRDQLRLMEVDNVVGQGLPGLAELGLRPTPIGSKLPDYLARFARGGLAPTVA